Within Microbacterium oryzae, the genomic segment GATGAGTCGTGCGGGGAACGGGCGGGTGAGGTTCACGCCCTGCACGCGGTCGAGCGGCGCCCGACGGTGGGAGCGGAAGACGATGCCCTTGCGCACCTCGACGTGCTCGTCGGTGATGCGGAACTGCTGGAACCGCCACACCAGCCAGAACACGAGCACGAGCACCGCGACCACGCCGAGAGTCACGAGCAGCGCCACGAGGACGAGATTGTTGGCCAGCACCCAGTCGAACGGGTCCCCGCCCCGGTACTCGTCGACGTGGGCCTCGGGCGGCGTGAACAGCGACACCGCCCAGAAGATGAGACGGTCGCGCATGTTGTTCAGCGCGATGCCCGCGACGATGAGCAGCGCGAGGCCGCCCTTGAACAGCGGCGTGAGCGGGTGCAGCCGGTGCCACTCGCCGTCGGCGACGGCAGACGTGCCGCCGCCCGGCAGCACGGCCGTCTCCGGGCCGGCTCCGGGCGGGGGCGCCGCGGCGCTCACAGTCCCGTCCGCCGCGTCTCGGCCACCTCGATGAGCGCGTCGCGCAGCGCCTCGGCCGCCTGCTGACCGAGCCCGGGGATCTCCACGCCCGTGGTCGCCGCAGCCGTCACCATCTTCAGCTTCGCGATGCCGAAGGCGCGGTCGAGCGGACCGCCCGTGATGTCCACCAGCTGCATCCGTCCGTACGGCACCGCGACCATCCGCTGCCACAGGATCCCCTTGCGGAAGACGATGTCGTCGGCTCTCAGCATGTAGCCGAGAGCGCGCGCCTGTCGCGGGAGGATGGCGAGGGGCAGCGCGGTCACGAGCGTGATGGCACCCGCGACGATCCACGGCCAGACCTCCGCGTCGGCGAGCGCCCAGACGACGATCGCGACGGCCCAGATCACGACGAGGAAGATCGCGTTCTGCAGCAGCTGCGAGACGACGTACTTCGGCGAGATCTGATGCCAGGTGCCGTCGAGGGCGAGCCCGCCGCCTCGACGCGGCTCGCGGATGCCGCGGTAGGTCCGGTCATCGAGGACGGGGGTCGAGACCTCAGCGGGGCTCGGCTCCGGCTGCGGGTTCGTCGGGATCGCGCTCATCGGGGTCCTTCGGCAGCGTGCAGAGGTGCTCTGCGAGCAGTGCGGCAGCCACGAGGAGTGCACCCGCGATCGCGCACGCGATGGTCGTCCCGACCGACCCTAGCGCGGGTGCCACCGGCCGCGTGGCTCCGTAGAGCAGCAGACCGAGCGCCGCGGCTCCGACGACGGCGCCCACGATGCTCGACGCCTTCGCCAGCACGGCGATCCGCAGCGCGCGGAACGGATCCACCCGCGGCGCCTCGGGGTCGCGCACGGATCGACGGACCGGCCAGGCGAGCGCGAGCACGAGGGCGCCCAGCAGCACGAGGAGGACGGGCAGCATGAGCGAGGGCGCGAAGGTGGCCCGCCCCGACGCCGTGAGCACGTGATCGAGCAGGAATCCGGCACCGCCGCCCAGCAGGGCCGCGACGAGCAGCGACACCGCGTTCGTGCGCCTCATGCGCTCCCCCCTCGCAGGCGCGCGAGCAGGGCGTCGACGCGGCCGACGCCGGGCAGCACCGCGTCACGGTCGACCTCGAGCCACGGGGCGAGGACGAAGTCGCGCTCCGCCGCACGCGGGTGCGGCAGGATCAGCCGGGTGTCGTCGGAGCGCACGTCGCCGTAGGCGATGAGGTCGAGGTCGAGCGTGCGGTCGCCCCACCGCTCGCGACGCACGCGCCCGTGGCGCTCCTCGATCGCCTGCAGGTACCCCAGCAGCACGGTGGGCGCGAGCCGCGTCACCACCAGGGCCACCGCGTTGAGGTAGGCGGGGGCATCGGCGTCGGGGCCGTCGAGTTTCACGGCGACCGACTCGTGCGGGCGCGAGCAGGTCACGTCCTCGGTCAGCGGCAGGCGCTCGAGCTCGTGCACGGCGGCGGCGAGGGTGGCCGCTCGGTCGCCGAGGTTGGCGCCCATCGCGACCACGGCCGCGACGGGCGCGCGGCGCACGCGTGCGGGCGCCGAGCCGAGCGGCCGGGCCAGGTCGCGGCTCATCGGGCGTCCTGCCCGCGGGTCGCATCGAGCGCACAGCGGCGCACCGTGACCGACACGTCGGAGAACTGGGCGGCGATCGGCGCGTGCGGCTTGTGCACGGTCACGTCGACCGCCCGCACGCGCTCATCGGCCAGCACCGCGTCGGCGATGCGGTGGGCGAGGGTCTCGATGAGGTTCACGGGCTCGCCCGCCACGATCGCGACCACCTGCTCGGCGAGCTCGCCGTAGTGCACGGTGTCCGTGACGTCGTCCGACTCCGCGGCGCGACGTGTGGACAGCGACAGCCGCAGATCGATCGTGAAGTCCTGGCCGTTCTCGCGTTCGAAGCCGAAGACGCCGTGGCGCCCGAAGGCCGTCAGTCCGGTCAGTTCGATGCGGTCGAGCGCTTCCATGAGGTCAACCCTGCCAGGCCCGCGCGACCGCCAGCGCATCGCGCGTCGCCGCCGCGTCGTGCACGCGCACCCCCCACGCACCCGCATCGGCCGCGAGCGCGCTGGTGACCGCGGTCGCCAGGTCGCGCTGCGCGAGCGTGGGGGCGTCGCCGAGCGCGGCGGTGAGGAAGCCCTTCCGGGAGGTGCCGACGAGCACGCGGAAGCCGAGCGAGATGATCTCGTCGAGCTCGCGCAGCAGCGCCCAGTTCTGCTCGCCGCGCTTGGCGAATCCGATCCCCGGGTCGAGGATGATCCGCTCGCGGCGGACGCCGGCGGCGACCGCGGCGTCGACCCGGGCCGAGAGCTCGGCCGCGACCTCGCGCCCGATCCGCCCGTACGATGCCTCCCGGTACATGTCGGCGGACGGGCCGCGCCAGTGCCCGAGCGCCACGTCGACGTCGTGCGCGGCGGCCACCTCGAGCAGCGCGGGGTCCGCGAGGCCGCCCGAGACGTCGTTGAGGATGGCCGCGCCCGCGGCGATCGCGGATCGGGCGGTCTCCGCGCGATACGTGTCGATGCTCACGGTCGCGCCGTCCGCCGCGAGCGCGCGGATCACCGGCTCCACGCGCGCGATCTCGGCCGCAGCGCCCACCGGCTCCGCGCCGGGGCGCGTGGACTCGCCGCCGACGTCCAGCACGGTCGCGCCGTCCTGGATGAGTCGTCGTCCGTGCGCGACCGCCGCATCCGCCGCGAAGTGGGCGCCGCCATCCGAGAAGGAATCGGGGGTGACGTTCACGATGCCCCAGATCGAGGTCACGGCAGCTCCTCGTGCGCGAGACCGCCGCCCAGCGCGATGAGGGAGACGATCTCCCCGCGGGCCGCCGGCTCCGCGAGCTCGCCCCGGGCCGCGACGGTGACGGTGGAGCTGTCGCTCTGGCGCCCGCCGCGCATGGTCACGCACTGGTGCACGGCGTCGAGGACGACGACGACGCCGCGCGCGTCGAGCGAGCCCGCGATGGTGTCGGCGATCTGCTCGCCCAGCCGCTCCTGCACCTGCGGGCGCGCGGCCAGCACGTCGACGACCTTGGGGAGCGCGCCGAGTCCGACGACCTGCTCCCCCGGCAGATACGCGATGTGGGCGTGACCGGCGAAGGGCAGCAGATGGTGCTCGCAGACCGACCGGAAGCGCACCCCGCGCAGGAGCACCGCACCCGACGGGAGTGTGTCGGGAGCGGGGCCGCGGCTCACGCTGATCGTGTGCGCGAGCGGCGCTGCCGGGTCCTCCCCCACGCCCGCGAAGAACTCCGCGTACGCGTCGGCGACGCGCTGCGGGGTCTGGCGCAGCCCCGCGCGGTCGGGGTCCTCCCCGATCGCGACGAGCAGCTCGCGGGTGAGCGCCGCGACGCGCTCCCGGTCGACGGTCACGCGCGCACCGTCACGCGGTGGCGGGGCGCGCGTGTCCGGTCGCGGGCCGCGTCACCGGCTGGGTGGCGGAGCTCTCCGCCGTCGTCGAGGCGGCGATGCCGTCGACCTGGCGCTTGCGCGGCACGTCGATGGGCGGGAGCGCAGAGACCGGCCGGTCGCTCGACGACAGCCACTGCGGCCGCTCGGGGAGCTTCTTGACGTCCTTGAAGATCTCCTCGATCTGCAGGTGGTCGAGCGTCTCCTGCTCGAGGAGCGCCAGCGCCAGCCGGTCGAGGATCTCCCGGTTCGCGTTCAGCACCTCGTACGCCTCGTTGTGGGCGAGCTCGATGAGCGCGCGCACCTCGCCGTCGATGTGCTCGGCCAGGCGCTCCGAGTAGTCGCGCCCGTGGCCCATGTCGCGGCCCATGAAGACCTCGCCGCTGGAGCTGCCGAGCTTGACGGGGCCGACGGCCGTGGTCATGCCGTACTCGGTGACCATCTTGCGGGCGATGCTCGTGGCCTTCTCGATGTCGTTCGACGCGCCCGTGGTGGGGTCGTGGAAGACGATCTCCTCCGCCACGCGGCCGCCCATGGCGTAGGCGAGCTGGTCCTGCAGCTCGTTGCGCGTCACCGAGTACTTGTCCTCGAGCGGCAGCACCATCGTGTAGCCGAGCGCCTTGCCGCGCGGGAGGATCGTGATCTTCGTGACGGGGTCGGTGTAGTTCATCGCCGCGGCGGCGAGGGCGTGACCGCCCTCGTGGTACGCCGTGATGAGCTTCTCCTTGTCCTTCATCACGCGGGTGCGGCGCTGCGGGCCGGCGATGACGCGGTCGATCGCCTCGTCCATCGCGCGGTCGTCGATGAGCTGCGCGTTCGAGCGCGCGGTGAGGAGAGCCGCCTCGTTCAGCACGTTGGCGAGATCGGCGCCGGTGAACCCGGGCGTCTTCCGCGCGACGACCTCGAGGTCGACGTTGTCGGCCAGCGGCTTCCCGCGGCTGTGCACCTGCAGGATCCGCAGCCGGCCCTTGAGGTCGGGGGCGTCCACGCCGATCTGCCGGTCGAAGCGGCCGGGGCGCAGCAGTGCGGGGTCGAGGATGTCGGGGCGGTTCGTCGCCGCGATGACGATGACGTTGACCTTGGGGTCGAAGCCGTCCATCTCGACGAGCATCTGGTTCAGCGTCTGCTCGCGCTCGTCGTGACCGCCGCCCATGCCGGCGCCGCGGTGGCGGCCGACCGCGTCGATCTCGTCGATGAAGATGATGGCCGGCGAGTTCTCCTTGGCCTGGTTGAAGAGGTCGCGCACGCGGCTCGCGCCGACGCCGACGAACATCTCCACGAAGTCCGAGCCGGAGATCGAGTAGAACGGCACACCGGCCTCGCCGGCCACCGCGCGGGCAAGCAGGGTCTTGCCGGTTCCGGGAGGGCCGTACAGCAGCACGCCCTTCGGGATGCGGGCGCCCACGGCCTGGAAGCGGGCCGGGTCCTTCAGGAACTCCTTGATCTCCTGGAGCTCCTCGATGGCCTCGTCGGCACCGGCGACATCCCCGAACGTCACGTCCGGGTGCTCCTTGCTCATGAGCTTCGCGCGGGACTTGCCGAACTGCATCACGCCGCGGCCGCCGCCCTGGGCGCTCGACATCAGGAACCAGAACAGCAGGCCGAGCAGGAGGATCGGCACGGCCAGCGAGAGCAGGCTGTCCCAGATGGTCGCGCGCGGCACCGCGTCGTCGTAGCCGTCGGCGGGAGCGGCGGCGTCGACCGCGTCGACGACCTCCTCGGCGCGGGCGGTGACGTAGTAGAACTGCACGTCGGTCGCGCCCTCGTACGCCTTCGACAGTGTCATGTCCACGCGCTGGTCGCCGTCGGTGATGACGACCTCGCTGACCGTGTCGCCGTCGAGCAGCTCGAGGCCCTGCTGCGTGGAGATCTGTCGCGGCGCGCCCAGGTTGGAGATGAGCGAGAACCCGACGATCAGCAGCACGCCGACCAGAAGGATGTAGATCAGCGGGTTGCGAGTGAGCTTCTTGACGTCCATGCCTGGCGTGACTTCCTCCCGTCGACGCGACCGGCGTCGAGTCGTCTCAGGCTACCGCGGCCTCTCTATGCGCCGTCTGGGATTCGCCCACGGCGTACGGGGTCAGGCGTAGACGTGCGGCGCGAGCACCGCGACGTCGCGGAGGTTGCGGTAGTGCTCGGCGTAGTCGAGGCCGTAGCCGACGACGAACTCGTTCGGGATGTCGAAGCCGAGGTAGCGGCAGTCGATCTCGACCTTCGCGGCGTCGGGCTTGCGCAGCAGCGCCAGCACCTCGATCGACTCGGCGCCGCGGGAGGCGAAGTTGCTCAGCAGCCAGCTGAGCGTGAGGCCGGAGTCGATGATGTCCTCGACGATGAGCACGTGGTAGCCGCCGAGGTCGGTGTCGAGGTCCTTCCGGATCTGCACCACGCCGCTCGACTTCGTGCTGGAGCCGTAGCTCGACACCGCCATCCAGTCCATGACGACCTCGCGGTTGAGGCACCGCATGAAGTCCGCCATCACCATGACGGCGCCCTTCAGGACGCCGACGAGGAGGAGCTTCTTGCCCTCGTAGTCCTTCTCGACCTGAGCGGCGAGCTCGCGCAGCTTGGCGTGGATCTCCTCCTCCGTGACGAGGACGCGGTCGAGGTCACCGGAGATGTCGGCTGCACGCATGAGACCAGCTTACGTTCCGCTGCGGGAGCGGTGGTGCGCGCCGAGGCGCTCGAGCCCCTCGTCGATCGTCACCGTCGGCCGCCACTGCAGATCGCGCACCGTGTCGCGCAGGTCGAACCAGTGGGCGGTCGACAGCTGCTCCGCGAGGAACCGCGTCATGGGCGGCTCGTCGGCGCCGGGTCGGATGGCCCAGGCACGCTCCACGAGGGATCCCGCGACGCGCGCGACACCGGCCGGCACGCTCCACCGCGGCGGCTGGACGCCGGCCGCGCGGCAGATCCCCGCCATGAGGTCGCCCACGGGGCGCGGCTCGCCGTTCGTGAGGAGGTAGGCCCGGCCATGCGCCTCCGGCGCCCGGTCGAGCGCAGCGGCGATGCCCGTGGCGGCGTTGTCGATGTAGATCGTGTCGATGAGCGCGGTGCCGCCGTCGAGGAGAGGCAGGCGGCCGCGCCGCGCGCGCTCGACGATCCGCTCGATCAGCTGCGGGTCGCCCGGCCCCCACACGAGGTGCGGCCGGACGGCGACGACGTGCATCGCGTCGCCGTCGCGTGCGAGCGCGAGGAGCTCGGCCTCGGCCTTCGTCCGCGCGTAGTCGCCGCGTGCCGAGTCCGGCGACGCCGGCTCCGCCCCCACGCCGACGAGCGACGATCCCGTGTGCGCGACCGACGGCGACGACACCTGCACGAAGCGCTCGACGCCGGCGCGCCCGGCCGCGTCGAGCATCGTCCGCGTGCCCTCGACGTTCACGGCGCGGAACTCCGTCCGGTCCCCGGCGAGCGAGACCTTGGCGGCGAGGTGCACGATCCCGTCGACCCCTGCGACCGCCCGCTCGGCGGTCGCGGCGTCGGTCACCGAGCCCAGGGCATCCTCGGCCCCGGCCACGCCCGACGGGCGGCGCTGCAGCGTGCGCACCTCGTGCCCGGCCGCGAGGAGCTGCTCGACGACGGCGCGTCCGAGGAAGCCGGATGCTCCCGTGACGAGGACCCTCACGGCCGGATCGCCTTCCCGCCGGCCAGCGTCCGCTCGGCCCATTCCGACAGCCGGGTGCGGTCGATCTTGGAGTTGTGCCGGATGTCGGTGGGAAGCGCCGGCACCACGAGCACGGCCGCGAGCGGCAGCTCGGCCGCCGCGCGCACGGCGGCGGTCAGGTCGGGGCTCGCGAGGCCGGGGCGGCGCGCCGCGGGACGGGTCTCGACGACCGCCACGGCGCGCCGGTCCCCCTCCGGACCGATCCCGACGACGGCCGCGCGCCGCACGGCGGCGACGGTCTCGATCTGCTGCTCGGTCGCGACGGGGGCGACGGGCCCGTCGGCCGTGACGATGACGTGCGGCAGCCGCCCCTCGACCCACAGCCGGCCATCGGCGTCGAGATGCCCGACGTCGCCGGTGCGGTGCCAGCGGCGCCCGTCCTGCGGCACCTCCCGCGCGGCCGCCCGGTCGGTCAGCCACAGCCGGTCGTACGCCGACTTCAGGTGCGGAGCGGAGATGAGGATCTCCCCCAGCACGCCGGGCTCCTCACCCGGCTCGCCCGTCGCGCGCCCGGCAGGGTCCAGCGCGCTGATCCGCACGCGCCCCTCGCCGATCGGGCGGCCCACGCACACGCCGCCGTCCGGCGCGGCCGCCGCGACGCGGATGCCGTCGAGGGTGGTGTCGGTCACGAGCAGGCACTCGGTCATGCCGTACGGGGTGTGCGCCACGGCTTCGGGCATGAGGTCGCCCGCCGATTCCAGCAGCGCGCGGCCGATCGGCGCCCCCGTGGACAGGAACGTCCGCACGTCGGCGAGCGCCTTCCGGTCCGCCGAGGCCAGGGCATCGGCGGTGGCGACGACGTTCAGGATGGCCGCGGGCGAGAGGAAGACGATGCGCGCGTCGGACTCGCGAACGGCCGCGGCCACCGCCTGCGCGGTCAGCGTGCGCGGCGCGGACACGTCCATGTCGGGTGTGACCGAGCGCGTGCCGAGCGCAGGCCCCAGCAGGGCGAACGGCGCGAACCCGGTGACGAGGCCGGTGTCGGGCCCGACCTCGAAGTGCGCGGCGAGCGCGTCGCGCAGGGCCGACAGCTGCGCGTGCGAGTACACGGCGCCCTTCGCGGGCCCCGTGGAGCCCGAGGTGAAGAGGATGGCCGCGCGATCGGCGGGGTCCGGAGCCTCCGGGAGCTCGGCGTCCCGACCGAGCGCCGCGATCTCACCCAGCGTGTGCGAGACGCCGAGTGCGCGACGCGCCGCCGGGGCGAGCGCGACGGCGGAGATGCGCTGCCCCGGCCAGCCGAGGGCACGCGCGGCGGCGAGCCCCTTCCGCTCGCCGATGAGGAATGCGGGCCACGCGCCGCGCACGGCGCGCGAGAGGCCCTTCACACCGAGTCCGGCATCGGCGACGACGACGACCGCGCCGATGCGCAGGCAGGCGTAGACGACGGCGGTGAGGGTGGCACCCGGCGGCACGAGCACCGAGACGCGGTCGCCGCGGCGCACGCCGATCGCGTGCAGGCCGGCGGCGATCGCGCGGACGCGCTCATCCAGCTGCCGCCAGCTGACGCGCCGCGTGGCGTGACCGGAGAGCTCCACCACGGCGATGTCGTCGTCCTCGCGGCGGGCGTCCAGCGGCGCCCAGAGCGGCACGTGCGGCGTCGCGGGCGTCGGCGCCCCCTCGGAAGGCGCGGCGTCCTCGGGCCGTGCGGCGTCCTCGGGAAGGCGGCTCCGGCCATCCGACCCGATGCCGCCATCGGGCAGGCGGTCGCCCAGCCAGGTCAGCAGCGCGTCGGCGCAGGGGCGGTCCTCCGCGACGAGGTGACCGGCTCCTTCGAAGCGGTGCACGTCGGCATGCGGCATCCGCCGCACGAGGTCGTCGAGGTAGCGGTCGGAGAAGACCGGGTCCTTCGGGCCCCAGAGCATGAGGGCCGGCACGTCGAGCTCGGCGACGCCC encodes:
- a CDS encoding PH domain-containing protein; its protein translation is MSAIPTNPQPEPSPAEVSTPVLDDRTYRGIREPRRGGGLALDGTWHQISPKYVVSQLLQNAIFLVVIWAVAIVVWALADAEVWPWIVAGAITLVTALPLAILPRQARALGYMLRADDIVFRKGILWQRMVAVPYGRMQLVDITGGPLDRAFGIAKLKMVTAAATTGVEIPGLGQQAAEALRDALIEVAETRRTGL
- a CDS encoding DUF3180 family protein produces the protein MRRTNAVSLLVAALLGGGAGFLLDHVLTASGRATFAPSLMLPVLLVLLGALVLALAWPVRRSVRDPEAPRVDPFRALRIAVLAKASSIVGAVVGAAALGLLLYGATRPVAPALGSVGTTIACAIAGALLVAAALLAEHLCTLPKDPDERDPDEPAAGAEPR
- the folK gene encoding 2-amino-4-hydroxy-6-hydroxymethyldihydropteridine diphosphokinase; the protein is MSRDLARPLGSAPARVRRAPVAAVVAMGANLGDRAATLAAAVHELERLPLTEDVTCSRPHESVAVKLDGPDADAPAYLNAVALVVTRLAPTVLLGYLQAIEERHGRVRRERWGDRTLDLDLIAYGDVRSDDTRLILPHPRAAERDFVLAPWLEVDRDAVLPGVGRVDALLARLRGGSA
- the folB gene encoding dihydroneopterin aldolase, which codes for MEALDRIELTGLTAFGRHGVFGFERENGQDFTIDLRLSLSTRRAAESDDVTDTVHYGELAEQVVAIVAGEPVNLIETLAHRIADAVLADERVRAVDVTVHKPHAPIAAQFSDVSVTVRRCALDATRGQDAR
- the folP gene encoding dihydropteroate synthase, with the translated sequence MTSIWGIVNVTPDSFSDGGAHFAADAAVAHGRRLIQDGATVLDVGGESTRPGAEPVGAAAEIARVEPVIRALAADGATVSIDTYRAETARSAIAAGAAILNDVSGGLADPALLEVAAAHDVDVALGHWRGPSADMYREASYGRIGREVAAELSARVDAAVAAGVRRERIILDPGIGFAKRGEQNWALLRELDEIISLGFRVLVGTSRKGFLTAALGDAPTLAQRDLATAVTSALAADAGAWGVRVHDAAATRDALAVARAWQG
- the folE gene encoding GTP cyclohydrolase I, which codes for MTVDRERVAALTRELLVAIGEDPDRAGLRQTPQRVADAYAEFFAGVGEDPAAPLAHTISVSRGPAPDTLPSGAVLLRGVRFRSVCEHHLLPFAGHAHIAYLPGEQVVGLGALPKVVDVLAARPQVQERLGEQIADTIAGSLDARGVVVVLDAVHQCVTMRGGRQSDSSTVTVAARGELAEPAARGEIVSLIALGGGLAHEELP
- the ftsH gene encoding ATP-dependent zinc metalloprotease FtsH — protein: MDVKKLTRNPLIYILLVGVLLIVGFSLISNLGAPRQISTQQGLELLDGDTVSEVVITDGDQRVDMTLSKAYEGATDVQFYYVTARAEEVVDAVDAAAPADGYDDAVPRATIWDSLLSLAVPILLLGLLFWFLMSSAQGGGRGVMQFGKSRAKLMSKEHPDVTFGDVAGADEAIEELQEIKEFLKDPARFQAVGARIPKGVLLYGPPGTGKTLLARAVAGEAGVPFYSISGSDFVEMFVGVGASRVRDLFNQAKENSPAIIFIDEIDAVGRHRGAGMGGGHDEREQTLNQMLVEMDGFDPKVNVIVIAATNRPDILDPALLRPGRFDRQIGVDAPDLKGRLRILQVHSRGKPLADNVDLEVVARKTPGFTGADLANVLNEAALLTARSNAQLIDDRAMDEAIDRVIAGPQRRTRVMKDKEKLITAYHEGGHALAAAAMNYTDPVTKITILPRGKALGYTMVLPLEDKYSVTRNELQDQLAYAMGGRVAEEIVFHDPTTGASNDIEKATSIARKMVTEYGMTTAVGPVKLGSSSGEVFMGRDMGHGRDYSERLAEHIDGEVRALIELAHNEAYEVLNANREILDRLALALLEQETLDHLQIEEIFKDVKKLPERPQWLSSSDRPVSALPPIDVPRKRQVDGIAASTTAESSATQPVTRPATGHARPATA
- the hpt gene encoding hypoxanthine phosphoribosyltransferase; translated protein: MRAADISGDLDRVLVTEEEIHAKLRELAAQVEKDYEGKKLLLVGVLKGAVMVMADFMRCLNREVVMDWMAVSSYGSSTKSSGVVQIRKDLDTDLGGYHVLIVEDIIDSGLTLSWLLSNFASRGAESIEVLALLRKPDAAKVEIDCRYLGFDIPNEFVVGYGLDYAEHYRNLRDVAVLAPHVYA
- a CDS encoding NAD-dependent epimerase/dehydratase family protein encodes the protein MRVLVTGASGFLGRAVVEQLLAAGHEVRTLQRRPSGVAGAEDALGSVTDAATAERAVAGVDGIVHLAAKVSLAGDRTEFRAVNVEGTRTMLDAAGRAGVERFVQVSSPSVAHTGSSLVGVGAEPASPDSARGDYARTKAEAELLALARDGDAMHVVAVRPHLVWGPGDPQLIERIVERARRGRLPLLDGGTALIDTIYIDNAATGIAAALDRAPEAHGRAYLLTNGEPRPVGDLMAGICRAAGVQPPRWSVPAGVARVAGSLVERAWAIRPGADEPPMTRFLAEQLSTAHWFDLRDTVRDLQWRPTVTIDEGLERLGAHHRSRSGT
- a CDS encoding alpha/beta fold hydrolase, with product MVTQPASPLPASLPGFDARHSRVAVIEGRGVDAGVSRTWHHVDTADELAKLGARQLGTILAVHGNPTWSYLWRHVVAATLRQAEETGEGWRVVAVDQLEMGWSERTDAHRPLAQRVADLAAFADAVVPEGPVVTLGHDWGGVVSLGWAVDHRERLAGVALLNTAIHHPEGVPIPAVLRLAGSRAALASATVRTTAFLDTTLALASPALPRDVRDAYRSPYRTAARRGGIGAFVADIPADAGHESRPELQRIAAGVAELDVPALMLWGPKDPVFSDRYLDDLVRRMPHADVHRFEGAGHLVAEDRPCADALLTWLGDRLPDGGIGSDGRSRLPEDAARPEDAAPSEGAPTPATPHVPLWAPLDARREDDDIAVVELSGHATRRVSWRQLDERVRAIAAGLHAIGVRRGDRVSVLVPPGATLTAVVYACLRIGAVVVVADAGLGVKGLSRAVRGAWPAFLIGERKGLAAARALGWPGQRISAVALAPAARRALGVSHTLGEIAALGRDAELPEAPDPADRAAILFTSGSTGPAKGAVYSHAQLSALRDALAAHFEVGPDTGLVTGFAPFALLGPALGTRSVTPDMDVSAPRTLTAQAVAAAVRESDARIVFLSPAAILNVVATADALASADRKALADVRTFLSTGAPIGRALLESAGDLMPEAVAHTPYGMTECLLVTDTTLDGIRVAAAAPDGGVCVGRPIGEGRVRISALDPAGRATGEPGEEPGVLGEILISAPHLKSAYDRLWLTDRAAAREVPQDGRRWHRTGDVGHLDADGRLWVEGRLPHVIVTADGPVAPVATEQQIETVAAVRRAAVVGIGPEGDRRAVAVVETRPAARRPGLASPDLTAAVRAAAELPLAAVLVVPALPTDIRHNSKIDRTRLSEWAERTLAGGKAIRP